A stretch of Pseudoclavibacter chungangensis DNA encodes these proteins:
- a CDS encoding acetyl-CoA C-acyltransferase encodes MSAIIVGYARTPFVRFNGQFATVRSTDLGAHAIRSALERAGVAADRVDRVVAGQVLQAAVGQNPARQSAVAAGLPLTTPAITVNAVCLSGSEAVAEAARLIDAGEAHVVVAVGQESMSLAPHAWSGSRAGQRYGAIELVDTLENDGLTDAFAHRSMGAETEDGNGELGIARDVQDAVAAASHARAAASAEFLAGEIAPFEVPSRRGATLVSADDGIRPESTVESLAKLRPAFAEDGTITAGNASQITDGAAALVLVSREVEAELGLVGIATVESHALVAGPDTRLHEQPANAIVAALARIGADAAELRAVEINEAFAAVAVRSTATLGIDPAIVNPHGGAIALGHPIGASGTRVVGTLARELRALGTGSLGAAALCGGGGQGSAIVLRAR; translated from the coding sequence ATGTCGGCCATCATCGTGGGATACGCCCGGACGCCGTTCGTCCGCTTCAACGGGCAGTTCGCGACCGTGCGATCGACCGACCTCGGCGCGCACGCGATCCGATCGGCCCTCGAGCGTGCCGGCGTCGCGGCGGATCGGGTCGACCGCGTCGTCGCCGGTCAGGTGCTGCAGGCGGCGGTCGGGCAGAACCCCGCGCGGCAGTCGGCCGTCGCGGCGGGCCTGCCGCTCACGACCCCGGCGATCACCGTCAACGCCGTCTGCCTCTCGGGCTCGGAGGCGGTCGCGGAGGCGGCACGCCTCATCGACGCGGGCGAGGCGCACGTCGTCGTCGCGGTCGGCCAGGAGTCGATGTCGCTCGCGCCGCACGCGTGGTCGGGCTCGCGCGCGGGTCAGCGCTACGGCGCGATCGAGCTCGTCGACACGCTCGAGAACGACGGGCTCACGGACGCGTTCGCGCACCGTTCGATGGGGGCCGAGACCGAGGACGGCAACGGCGAGCTCGGCATCGCGCGTGACGTGCAGGACGCCGTCGCCGCCGCCTCCCACGCGCGCGCCGCCGCGAGCGCGGAGTTCCTCGCGGGCGAGATCGCACCGTTCGAGGTACCGTCGCGCCGGGGCGCGACGCTCGTCTCGGCGGACGACGGGATCCGTCCCGAGTCGACCGTCGAGTCGCTCGCGAAGCTGCGCCCGGCGTTCGCCGAGGACGGCACGATCACGGCGGGCAACGCCTCGCAGATCACCGACGGCGCGGCCGCACTCGTGCTCGTGAGCCGCGAGGTCGAGGCCGAGCTCGGGCTCGTCGGTATCGCGACCGTCGAGTCGCACGCGCTCGTCGCGGGCCCCGACACGAGGCTGCACGAACAGCCCGCGAACGCGATCGTCGCGGCGCTCGCCAGGATCGGTGCCGACGCGGCGGAGCTGCGGGCGGTCGAGATCAACGAGGCCTTCGCGGCGGTCGCCGTCCGTTCGACCGCGACGCTCGGCATCGATCCGGCGATCGTCAACCCGCACGGCGGCGCGATCGCGCTCGGGCACCCGATCGGCGCGTCCGGCACGCGCGTCGTGGGCACGCTCGCTCGCGAACTGCGGGCCCTGGGCACGGGCAGCCTGGGTGCCGCCGCGCTGTGCGGGGGCGGCGGCCAGGGCTCGGCGATCGTGCTGCGGGCCCGCTGA